The Oleispira antarctica RB-8 genome contains the following window.
GAAAAAATATTGCCCGACCTAGCGTCGGTTTATACTTCGCTGAATGTTGAGCTACGCGGTTGTGAAAAAACCATGGCCATCTTGCCTGTCGCCATCGCGGCCACAGCAGAAGATTGGGATACCGAATATTTAGCGCCTATTTTGGCGATTAAAATAGTCGATGATTTAGACCACGCTATTGAGCATATCAATACTCATGGCTCGCACCATACTGATACCATCGTCAGTGAAAACTATACCAAGTCACGTCGTTTCTTATTAGAAGTCGATTCAAGCTCAGTAATGATTAACGCCTCAACGCGTTTTGCTGATGGCTTTGAATATGGACTAGGCGCTGAAATTGGAATTTCTACCGACAAAATTCACGCCCGTGGCCCCGTAGGACTGGAGGGTTTAACCTCGCAAAAGTATGTGGTGCTAGGTGATGGTGAAATTCGTAAATAAACTCGCTAATCTATTTAGTCAGTAAATCATGACCAAGCACATAGCGTTATTAGGCGGCACCTTTGACCCGATTCACATTGGTCATTTACGCATGGCCATCGAGTTGCGGTTGGCGGGGTTTGATGAAGTTCGTCTAATACCGAATAATGTACCACCACATCGCGAACAGCCCAAAGCTAGTGCCGAACACAGGCTGGCCATGGTGCAGTTAGCGTGCGAACATCTAACGCAGCAAAGCATAAACGGCGAGGCTCTCACGGGAATCGTTGCTGATGATATCGAGCTGAAACGAGATCAGCCTAGCTACAGCGTTGCGACATTAGAATTGTTAAGACAGCAATTGCCAAAAGACACCGCTTTAAGCTGGGTTATTGGCGACGATGCTTGGGATTCTCTGCACAAGTGGCACAGAATTGAAGCGTTTTTACCGCTCGCAAACCTAGTGATTATCAACCGAGGTCATGAAAATCAGTTCTCAGTCGATACATTACAAGGCCAATGGCTGAAACAACACGCCACAGAGCTGGATAATTTGTTAGAATGCACAAACGGAAAGCTAATACGCCTCAATTGGCGGTTATTAGATGTATCTGCAACGTATTTGCGTAGCTTATTAGCGCAGGGCCAAGGGGCTCAATTATTAACCCCGGATGTCGTATTAAAGTACATAGCAGAATACCAACTTTATAAATTTGACTGAAAGCGATAGCGAAGACTCAATGCAAACTGAAGAAATTAAACAATTAGTTATCAATGCTCTAGAAGACCTGAAAGCTAAAGACATCACAGTAATTGATGTACGCGGCCGTACTTCGGTAACTGATTACATGATCTTAGCCACCGGCACGTCTAAAAAACACGCCCAAGCCGTGTGTGATAACGCGTCTGCCGAAGCAAAAGCGAAAGGTCTAAAACCTCTCGGTGCTGAAGGTCGTGATTCATCTGATTGGATGTTATTGGACTTAGGTGATGTCATCGTTCATGTAATGACCGAACAGGCGCGTCACTTCTACGACCTAGAGCGCCTATGGGGTGAGCCTAGCGAAGCCCAAGAAGTTCAAAAATCCCAAGAAGATGCTGAATAATCAATAAGAAGATCTTAAAGAAGAATCTCTGATGAAACTCCGTCTATTGGCCGTTGGTCAAAAAATGCCCTCTTGGGTAGAGCAAGGCTATAAAGAATATGCCAAGCGCCTACCTTCAGATTGCAGCTTAGAGCTGGTGGAGTTAGCCAGTGGTCACCGAGGCAAAAGTACCTCAGTGGCCAAGGTTAAACAGCAAGAAGGTGAAATGCTGTTAAAAGCCATCAAGCCTCAAGAATGGGTGGTCGCACTCGATGTGAAGGGCAAGCCCTGGAGCACCGAACAGTTGAGCGAGCAATTAGCCAATTGGCGCATGGATGGCAAAGACATCTGTTTATTAATAGGTGGCCCCGACGGCATGAGTGATGAAGTTATGGCGCGTGCTAATCAGCGCTGGTCATTATCAAATTTAACCTTGCCACATCCCCTTGTCCGTATTGTAATGGCAGAACAGGTTTACCGTGCGTGGACGATACTGCAAAATCATCCGTATCATAAATAAAATGAACCTATTTCTATTAACTTAATCTCTATTAATCGTTAGTCAATAATAACAAAGCGAGAAGCATGAATGTGGGGGAATTCGTTCAGAAATAAAGTGGCAGAACAAAGGCTGTTCCGCAGTCGAGCCATCTTCATGACGATCGTTATCTTTGCTTTACTCTCCGTATTGGCTGGGCGCATCGCTTTTTTACAAATCGTCGAACATCAAAAATACCAAGACCTCTCCGAAAATAACCGCATTCAGCTCAGACCCATCGCCCCTAACAGAGGCCTAATTTACGATCGTAACGGCGTACTGCTGGCAGAAAATATCCCGAGTTATAGCCTGACCTTAGTAAAAGAACGGGTTAATGATGTTGATAGCACGCTCGCTTATTTAAAAACATTGATTGATATCAGTGAGCGCGATGAAGAACAATTCCGTAAACGACTGAAATATAGACGCCGCCCGTATGAAGCCGTCGTCGTTAAATACCAGCTTGCGCAAGATGAAATCGCTAAAGTCATGGTTAATCGTTTTTATCTGCCCGGTATCGATGTTGAAGCCCGATTGATACGTCACTATCCCGAAGGTGAAATCTCGGTACATGCACTGGGCTATGTTGGCCGAATTAATGAAAAAGAAACGCAGCGACTCGATAGAAAGCAATACAGTGCCACCAAGCATGTTGGTAAACTCGGCATAGAAAAGCGCTACGAAGAAGCATTGCACGGACAAGTGGGCTATCAAAAAGTAGAAACCAATGCTCGTGGTCGAATCTTACAAGTGATTGAACAAGTAGATCCGGTTCCTGGTAAAGACTTAGTTTTACACCTAGACCAACGCCTGCAAAAAGCAGCGGCAAAAGCGATGGAAGGTTATCGTGGTGCCGTGGTAGCTATTGATGTGGCAACGGGTGGCATTTTAACGCAATACAGTAACCCCAGTTACGATCCTAACTCGTTCGTTACGGGCATCTCGCACAAAGAATACTCTGGCCTTCGTAATAACCTCGACCTGCCATTATTTAATCGCGCCATACGCGGCCAATACCCACCGGCCTCCACCTTAAAGCCCTTTCTGGGTTTATCTTTCTTAGAGGCTAATGCCGTAACTTGGAAAGACTCTGTTGAAGATAATGGCTGGTATAAGCTAGAAAATGATGATCGTTTATACCGTGATTGGAAGCGCACCGGACATGGTCATGTTGACCTGCACCGTGCCATCGTAGAATCGTGTGACACCTATTTTTATGATGCGGCGTTTAAAACGACCGTCGATAAAATTTCACCTTTTTTGGCCCAATTTGGTTTTGGTCGTAACATGACTCTTGACGTGCCTAATGCATTATCGGGCTTATTGCCTGATCGAGAATGGAAAAAGAAAAATCGTCGACGATCTTGGTATGCCGGTGATACCTTGAATTTAGGAATTGGCCAAGGATATATGCTGGCAACGCCAATGCAGCTGGCAACCGCAACCGCCATACTCGCCGCTAAAGGGGAATGGCATACGCCACGACTCATGGATACATTAGGCGGAGACCCTACCTTCGACGATAGCAAAGCACTTACAAACATTGTTTTAAAAAATCCAAAAAACTGGGACAAAATGTTTAAAGCCATGGCCGACGTTATTGATGGAAGAAGAGGAACGGGTCGATCACTGGGCCGTAATCTTAGTTTCACCATGGCAGCAAAAACTGGCACCTCTCAAGTTGTGAGTATTGCCCAGCATGAAGAGTATGATTCAGAAACCATGGCAGAACGAAATCGTGACCATGCCTTGTTTATTGCCTTCGCACCCGTCGAAAATCCTACCATTGCTATTGCCGTTATTGTCGAAAACGGTGAATCGGCAGGGCGCACCGCCGGGCCTGTTGCGAAAGCGATTATGCAAGAATATCTTTTAGGAGCGCAAGGCTAGTGGCCAGTACAGACTTTAGTCACCAAATGCATGTTTCAGGGGCTAATCAAGCGGGCTTTGAGCGCAGTAAATTATTGTTCGCGCGTTTTCATCTCGACCTACCGTTATTTTTATTGCTAATCATATTATGTGTTAGTGGCTTGCTAATACTTTATAGCGCCAGTGGCCAAGGCATCGAGATGGTGCAAAAGCAGGCACTGCATTATCTTATTGGTTTTGCTGTATTAATGGTCGCGGCACAAATCCCTCCAAGAATGTACCAAATTTTAGCTCCCTGGGCGTATGCTTTTGGTGTATTGGCACTCATTGGAGTACTGGCATTGGGGGTCTCTGGTAAAGGGGCTCAGCGTTGGTTAGCCATACCAGGATTACCGCGTTTTCAGCCTTCAGAATTGATGAAGTTAGCGCTGCCTTTATTAGTGGCTTGGTATATGGCAACCAAAGGCTCACCGCCTAAGTTATTTACCTTAGTGAAAGCAATCGTACTCATCGCCATTCCTCTAATCTTGATTTTAAAGCAGCCCGATTTAGGAACCTCTATTTTAATCGGTACCTCTGGCTTGCTGGTATTGTTTTTTGCAGGCATGCCTTGGTGGTTAATATTTTCCATGATTAGTATCGTTGCAGCTTGTGCACCTTTAATGTGGTTTTTTGTTATGCACAGCTATCAAAAGCAGCGTGTACTGACTTTTTTGAATCCTGAAAGTGATCCACTGGGGTCGGGCTGGAATATTATTCAATCGAAAACAGCGATTGGTTCTGGCGGAATAGAAGGAAAAGGCTGGATGCAGGGAACTCAATCGCAATTAGAGTTTCTACCAGAGAGCCATACTGATTTTATTATTGCCGTGCTAGCGGAAGAAATAGGGTTAATTGGCGTATTGTTATTATTAGTATTGTACTTCTTAATAATCGTGCGTGGTTTATACATGGCGGCTAAGTGCACAGCAGTATTTGATCGTTTGTTAGCAGGCAGTTTAATTTCTACCTTCTTTATTTACGTATTTGTGAACATCGGTATGGTTAGTGGATTATTACCAGTGGTCGGAGTGCCTCTGCCTCTGGTAAGCTGGGGCGGTACATCAGTCGTAAGTCTATTAGCCTCTTTTGGCGTTATTATGTCGATGTATACTCATAAAGTTAAATAGAGTAAAAAAACAGACCGATTGTCACAATATGAAAAGAAAAGCGGAGAAGTACGCCGCATTTATCGTGCAGTATTTGCACGTAGTGTTTATGATTTGTATAAACCATTTTTAAAAAATTATTGTCATTAAGTTACATTAACATTTTGGAGCCATTGTGAAAAAAATTGCACTACTTATTAGCACATGCGCAGCATTAATAGGCGCGAATATTACACATGCAGGTTACGACCAGCATGAGCGTTTTAACGAATTTGCCAAAGAGCTAGAAGCTGAACACGGCATCAAGCCTGAACAAGCAAAAGCTTGGTTGGAAAAAGCAGAACGATTAGAGTCTGTTTTAACTGCCATCTCCCGCCCAGCCGAAAAAACCAAAACGTGGGCTGACTATCGCAAGATTTTCTTAACAGAAAAGCGCATCGAACAAGGCAAACAGTTCCTAAAGGATAATGCCAAGTTATTAGAAAAAGCTGAGCAAGAGTTTGGCGTACCGAAAGAAATCATTGGTGCGATCATCGGCGTAGAAACATTTTATGGTCAACGCCAAGGTAATTATCGCGTATTAGATTCATTGTCGACGCTGGCATTTGATTATCCGAAACGTTCATTATTTTGGCGCGAGCTAAAAGAATTCTTCGTAATGAGCCAAGAGCAAGGCGTAGACCCAGGTGATATTAAAGGATCTTATGCAGGCGCGATGGGGTACGGACAGTTTATTCCAAGCAGCTATCGTTACTATGCCATTGACTATGACGGTGATGGCAAAAAAGATTTATGGACCAATAAAGCCGATGCGATTGGCAGTGTTGCGAACTATTTTAAACGTCATGGCTGGGAACAAGGCCAAGCAGTGACTCAGCGTGTGCGCGTTAAAGGTAATGAATACGAAGATGCCGTCAACGATCGCTTAAAACCAAAATGGAAAGCAAGTGAATTAAAAGCGTTGGGCGTAATACCAACAGAAGATGTTGCCGATGATGCCAGTGCAACCTTGGTGAAACTAATGGGCGAAAATGGCGCTGAGTTTTGGTTAGGTAACCACAACTTTTACGTAATTACGCGCTATAACCATAGTCGCATGTACGCCATGGCCGTTTATCAATTAAGCCAAGCGATCAAGTAAATTAATACAGTATTATGAATATGACCCCTTCCCTAAGGTTGATTGTACTGATCAGCCTTTTTATGAGTCTGTTGCAGTTGAGCGCCTGTACCACAGGGCGCTACCAGCACTCCCAAGATTTTCATCCTAACCCAATATTAGATCCTGCATCGTTAAAAGATGCCGAGGTAAAAGCGGAGCCGTTAAGCTCAATGGGAAATCCAAAACGCTATACCGTATTAGGCCAAGAATACGCCGTTATGAGTCAGGGAGTAGGGTTTAAACAGCAAGGATTCGCTTCTTGGTACGGCATGAAATTTCATGGCCATGCCACCTCTAATGGTGAAATCTACGACGTTTATCAAATGACCGCCGCCCATAAAACGTTACCCATTCCCAGCTATGTAAAAGTGACTCGCCTTGATACTCAAGAATCCGTCATAGTGAGAGTCAACGATCGTGGCCCCTTTCATGAAGGACGTATTGTCGACTTATCGTATGCCGCCGCAGTAAAGCTGGGCATACACACAATGGGAACGGCCGCCGTGAGTTTAGAGGTTATTTCGACCCCCGCTAAAGGTCCTGAAAAATGGCTGCAAGTCAGTGCATTAAGCAACGAACAATCGGCTAAAGCCTTGCAAGAAAAACTTCAAGCAATGCAACAATGGCCTGTGAACATTACCGCAAACAAAACCCGCAGCTTGTATAAAGTGCGCATCGGCCCCATACCAGAAGGACAGGCGATTGATAAAGTCATCGCCATCTTGAACAATAATCAGCTACCAAGTCCGCTCGTCTTAGCAGCACACCAGCTTTGATACCCGGGTAGGTTTTAGCCGCTGATCAGATTTAGCACAATGGCGTATGAACTGTTACAATGCGCCCATCATTTTTATTTTATTCACCTATACATTATTAAATTATACTCTTATGAAAGTTCGTCAAATATTTAAAGCCAGCATAGCCGCTGTTATCAGTGTTAGTTGTGCCATATCATCGGTTTATGCAGACTCCGTTATTATACCAAAACCCCCCGTTTTAAATGCTACCGCCTACGTTCTTATGGACGCGGCGAGCGGTGAAATTTTGGTGCAGAAAAATGCCGACAAGCGATTGCCGCCGGCCAGCATGACCAAGATGATGACCAGCTATTTAGCGACTCATGAACTAGCCCTAGGTAACTTAGGCGAGCAAGATCAAGTGCCGATCAGTGTTAAAGCTTGGAAAATGGGCGGCTCTAAAATGTTCATCCGCGAAGGGCGCGATGTTGCATTAATTGACCTTATTAAAGGCATTATTATTCAATCGGGTAACGATGCGAGTATCGCCGTATCAGAATACGTTGCGGGTTCAGAAGACGCGTTTGTCGATCTTATGAATCAACATACTGAACGTATGGGCATGACAAATACCCGATTCCAAAACGCCACAGGCTGGCCCGCCAAAGATCACTTCTCAAGTGCCTACGACATGGCCATCTTAGCGCAAGCTATTATCAATGATCATCCTGAATACTATAAATTGTACAAAGAAAAATATTTTGAATTTAATAAAATTCGTCAGCCAAACCGCAACAAACTTTTATGGCGCGACCCAAGTGTTGACGGATTAAAAACAGGACATACCGACGAAGCAGGGTATTGCTTAACGGCTTCTGCAGAACGTAATGGCATGCGCCTTATTGCAGTCGTCATGGGCACCAAAAGCGAAAATGCCCGCGCCACAGAAACACAAAAATTATTGACCTACGGATTCCGTTACTTCGAAACGCATCGTCTATACCAGGCAGGCGATAGCATCAAAACACTCCCTGTTTGGTTCGGTGAAGAAACACAGTTTGATGTGGGTATCGCAGACGATCTTTACATCACCATCGCTCGTGGCGCTAAAGAACAATTGGAAGTAGAAACACTGACCAATGAATTTATCGAAGCACCGCTTAATACGGGTGAAAGCCAAGGCACTCTGACCATTCGATTAGAAGACAAAGTATTAGCGGAACGTTCGTTAGTCGTCTTAAATGATGTGACAGAAGCAGGTTTCTTTAGCCGCCTTTGGGATGGCATTAAGCTATTCTTTATAAAATTGGGTGGCGGTGAAGGTTAGCTGTAAGGCTAAGAACAGGTAAATAGTAATGAAAATGCCGATTAAAAGTACTCTGCCAAAGGGTACAAAAGCACCGCAAGATGCACCTAAAATAGAATTCCCTTGCGCCGACTACCCCATCAAGGTCGTTGGCCAGTGCATTGCGGGCTACGATACGATTATCATAGAAGTGATGCGCAGGTATGACCCAAGCTTGGATATTAGTAAGGTCCACGCTAAGGACAGTGCAAAAGGCACATTCCGCTCAGTCACGCTTTACATGACAGCCACAAGCAAAGACCAGCTAGAAGAGCTTCACATAGAACTCACCTCGCTCGAATGCGTAAAAATGGTGATGTGATGATCAATTCAGAGGTTGATCTTAATGCAAATAAAGATCATGAAAATACAGCACTCATCGTGCGCGATTTTCATGATCCAGACATTAATAACAGCTTGCTGGATTATCATAAAATTCACGAAAGAATGCTGCACTTCACTAAAAGCAGAGATGAAACAACCACAGACGAAATCTGGCTACTGCAACACCACAGAGTTTTTACCCAAGGCCAGGCAGGTAAACCAGAACACGTATTATTTGCGGGTGACATACCCGTAGTACAAAGTGACCGCGGAGGCCAAGTTACCTATCATGGCCCAGGCCAGCTTGTGGTGTATTTAATGATCGACATTAAACGCAAAGGCTGGGGACCCA
Protein-coding sequences here:
- the nadD gene encoding Nicotinic acid mononucleotide adenylyltransferase, whose translation is MTKHIALLGGTFDPIHIGHLRMAIELRLAGFDEVRLIPNNVPPHREQPKASAEHRLAMVQLACEHLTQQSINGEALTGIVADDIELKRDQPSYSVATLELLRQQLPKDTALSWVIGDDAWDSLHKWHRIEAFLPLANLVIINRGHENQFSVDTLQGQWLKQHATELDNLLECTNGKLIRLNWRLLDVSATYLRSLLAQGQGAQLLTPDVVLKYIAEYQLYKFD
- a CDS encoding Iojap-like protein, whose translation is MQTEEIKQLVINALEDLKAKDITVIDVRGRTSVTDYMILATGTSKKHAQAVCDNASAEAKAKGLKPLGAEGRDSSDWMLLDLGDVIVHVMTEQARHFYDLERLWGEPSEAQEVQKSQEDAE
- the ftsI gene encoding Cell division protein FtsI/penicillin-binding protein 2, whose translation is MWGNSFRNKVAEQRLFRSRAIFMTIVIFALLSVLAGRIAFLQIVEHQKYQDLSENNRIQLRPIAPNRGLIYDRNGVLLAENIPSYSLTLVKERVNDVDSTLAYLKTLIDISERDEEQFRKRLKYRRRPYEAVVVKYQLAQDEIAKVMVNRFYLPGIDVEARLIRHYPEGEISVHALGYVGRINEKETQRLDRKQYSATKHVGKLGIEKRYEEALHGQVGYQKVETNARGRILQVIEQVDPVPGKDLVLHLDQRLQKAAAKAMEGYRGAVVAIDVATGGILTQYSNPSYDPNSFVTGISHKEYSGLRNNLDLPLFNRAIRGQYPPASTLKPFLGLSFLEANAVTWKDSVEDNGWYKLENDDRLYRDWKRTGHGHVDLHRAIVESCDTYFYDAAFKTTVDKISPFLAQFGFGRNMTLDVPNALSGLLPDREWKKKNRRRSWYAGDTLNLGIGQGYMLATPMQLATATAILAAKGEWHTPRLMDTLGGDPTFDDSKALTNIVLKNPKNWDKMFKAMADVIDGRRGTGRSLGRNLSFTMAAKTGTSQVVSIAQHEEYDSETMAERNRDHALFIAFAPVENPTIAIAVIVENGESAGRTAGPVAKAIMQEYLLGAQG
- the rodA gene encoding Rod shape-determining protein RodA, putative; this translates as MASTDFSHQMHVSGANQAGFERSKLLFARFHLDLPLFLLLIILCVSGLLILYSASGQGIEMVQKQALHYLIGFAVLMVAAQIPPRMYQILAPWAYAFGVLALIGVLALGVSGKGAQRWLAIPGLPRFQPSELMKLALPLLVAWYMATKGSPPKLFTLVKAIVLIAIPLILILKQPDLGTSILIGTSGLLVLFFAGMPWWLIFSMISIVAACAPLMWFFVMHSYQKQRVLTFLNPESDPLGSGWNIIQSKTAIGSGGIEGKGWMQGTQSQLEFLPESHTDFIIAVLAEEIGLIGVLLLLVLYFLIIVRGLYMAAKCTAVFDRLLAGSLISTFFIYVFVNIGMVSGLLPVVGVPLPLVSWGGTSVVSLLASFGVIMSMYTHKVK
- the mltB gene encoding Lytic murein transglycosylase B. By similarity, encoding MKKIALLISTCAALIGANITHAGYDQHERFNEFAKELEAEHGIKPEQAKAWLEKAERLESVLTAISRPAEKTKTWADYRKIFLTEKRIEQGKQFLKDNAKLLEKAEQEFGVPKEIIGAIIGVETFYGQRQGNYRVLDSLSTLAFDYPKRSLFWRELKEFFVMSQEQGVDPGDIKGSYAGAMGYGQFIPSSYRYYAIDYDGDGKKDLWTNKADAIGSVANYFKRHGWEQGQAVTQRVRVKGNEYEDAVNDRLKPKWKASELKALGVIPTEDVADDASATLVKLMGENGAEFWLGNHNFYVITRYNHSRMYAMAVYQLSQAIK
- a CDS encoding Rare lipoprotein A precusor. By similarity; the protein is MTPSLRLIVLISLFMSLLQLSACTTGRYQHSQDFHPNPILDPASLKDAEVKAEPLSSMGNPKRYTVLGQEYAVMSQGVGFKQQGFASWYGMKFHGHATSNGEIYDVYQMTAAHKTLPIPSYVKVTRLDTQESVIVRVNDRGPFHEGRIVDLSYAAAVKLGIHTMGTAAVSLEVISTPAKGPEKWLQVSALSNEQSAKALQEKLQAMQQWPVNITANKTRSLYKVRIGPIPEGQAIDKVIAILNNNQLPSPLVLAAHQL
- the dacA gene encoding D-alanyl-D-alanine-carboxypeptidase; translated protein: MKVRQIFKASIAAVISVSCAISSVYADSVIIPKPPVLNATAYVLMDAASGEILVQKNADKRLPPASMTKMMTSYLATHELALGNLGEQDQVPISVKAWKMGGSKMFIREGRDVALIDLIKGIIIQSGNDASIAVSEYVAGSEDAFVDLMNQHTERMGMTNTRFQNATGWPAKDHFSSAYDMAILAQAIINDHPEYYKLYKEKYFEFNKIRQPNRNKLLWRDPSVDGLKTGHTDEAGYCLTASAERNGMRLIAVVMGTKSENARATETQKLLTYGFRYFETHRLYQAGDSIKTLPVWFGEETQFDVGIADDLYITIARGAKEQLEVETLTNEFIEAPLNTGESQGTLTIRLEDKVLAERSLVVLNDVTEAGFFSRLWDGIKLFFIKLGGGEG